In the Candidatus Kaelpia imicola genome, one interval contains:
- a CDS encoding NifB/NifX family molybdenum-iron cluster-binding protein has product MKVCVTAQGDNLDSLIDPRFGRCAYFIIVDTDTLEFEAIENGSISAAGGAGIQSGQLVASKEVSAVITGNVGPNAFRTLEAANVDVITGASGSVKEAVERYKAGEFKSTQGPSVDSKSGMS; this is encoded by the coding sequence ATGAAAGTATGCGTTACTGCGCAAGGAGATAATTTAGATTCTTTGATTGATCCAAGGTTTGGAAGATGTGCCTATTTTATAATCGTAGATACAGATACATTAGAGTTTGAAGCAATTGAGAATGGCAGCATCTCTGCTGCCGGCGGAGCAGGGATACAATCCGGGCAGTTAGTAGCATCTAAAGAGGTGAGTGCTGTTATTACAGGCAATGTCGGTCCTAATGCATTTAGAACATTAGAAGCAGCAAATGTTGATGTTATTACCGGAGCTTCGGGTTCTGTTAAAGAAGCAGTAGAAAGATATAAAGCGGGTGAATTTAAATCAACTCAGGGACCTAGCGTAGACTCTAAGTCTGGAATGAGTTAG
- a CDS encoding DUF5320 domain-containing protein, with product MPGGDGAGPAGMGPMTGRGAGYCAGYSTPGYMNPVSGGGFGYGFGRGLGRGRGFGRGMGRGFGFRASAYPYYPVAYPYTSDLSPQQEAGMLKEQLKAMQDEVNIVNERIKELESSAGSKEK from the coding sequence ATGCCAGGCGGAGATGGAGCAGGTCCAGCAGGAATGGGTCCAATGACAGGTCGCGGAGCAGGTTATTGTGCTGGTTACTCTACCCCAGGTTATATGAATCCGGTATCAGGTGGAGGTTTTGGTTACGGTTTTGGACGTGGATTAGGTAGAGGCCGTGGTTTTGGACGCGGGATGGGTAGAGGTTTTGGTTTTAGGGCTTCCGCTTATCCTTATTATCCAGTTGCTTATCCTTATACTTCTGACTTGAGCCCTCAGCAAGAAGCAGGTATGCTTAAAGAGCAGCTTAAAGCTATGCAGGATGAGGTTAATATAGTTAATGAGCGGATAAAAGAACTGGAATCCAGTGCAGGATCTAAAGAGAAGTAA
- a CDS encoding NifB/NifX family molybdenum-iron cluster-binding protein, translated as MKIAISTDGNSVSAHFGRCPSFTILEVEDKEAVNRKTINNPGHHPGYLPQFLHNEGVNVIIAGGMGMNALNLFNQVKIDVIVGISGSIDDVINKIVAGELEGGESLCNPGAGRGYGVEKTECEHEDEEIDRPKA; from the coding sequence TTGAAAATAGCAATATCAACAGATGGCAATTCGGTATCTGCTCATTTTGGCAGATGCCCTTCTTTTACTATTCTTGAGGTAGAAGATAAAGAAGCGGTGAATAGAAAGACCATTAATAATCCCGGTCATCATCCAGGATACTTGCCTCAGTTTTTGCATAATGAAGGGGTCAATGTTATTATTGCCGGCGGTATGGGAATGAATGCTTTAAATCTATTCAATCAGGTAAAAATAGATGTAATAGTTGGAATTAGCGGTAGTATAGATGATGTAATCAATAAAATTGTCGCCGGTGAACTTGAAGGTGGTGAGAGTCTCTGCAATCCGGGAGCAGGAAGAGGATATGGAGTGGAGAAGACCGAGTGTGAACATGAAGATGAGGAAATTGATCGGCCTAAAGCTTAA
- a CDS encoding DUF5320 domain-containing protein, with product MPRGDGTGPFGAGSGTGRGMGRAGGRGRMGGNKAGSGPAGECICPSCNTKIAHSVGVPCYSMSCPKCGAKMVRV from the coding sequence ATGCCTAGAGGCGATGGAACAGGCCCTTTCGGGGCTGGATCAGGAACTGGTAGAGGTATGGGTAGAGCTGGAGGTCGAGGCAGAATGGGTGGCAATAAGGCAGGCTCAGGGCCTGCAGGAGAGTGCATCTGCCCAAGTTGTAATACAAAGATAGCCCATAGCGTAGGAGTTCCTTGCTATTCTATGAGTTGTCCCAAATGCG